The following is a genomic window from Amaranthus tricolor cultivar Red isolate AtriRed21 chromosome 10, ASM2621246v1, whole genome shotgun sequence.
CTTCAGCACAAAAGAGTATTTCATTATTCCAACACTTAAGCAGGCCCagaaccaacaaaaaaaaaaataaattctaagCAGACTTGGAATCTTTAATACAAACCTTGGAAATGGTAAGTGCAGGGCTCCATTGCTCCTTCAAGATGTCAAGGCAAATGCTTCCGTTGCTGTTGATGTTTGGGTGAAAAACCTTTGTCCTAAAGGCTACCTGAAGCATAATGCcataaaaatagtttcaaaTAAAAATCTAGATGTTCAACAAGCAAAGGATGACTCGAAAGTTAAAACAACTTCCATAGCtagtattcaaaaaaaaaaacaagcttCTATGACAGCATCAAGGTAGGATAATAGAGATctgatacaaaataaaatatataagatACCTTGGGGGGTTTAAATGGATAGTCTGGGGGAAAGTGAATCGTAACAAGGAAAACACCTCCTGCATAAGGACTGTCAGGAGGACCCATTATGGTTGCTTGCCAATGGAACATATCTTCACCAACAGGGCCTgagcagcaaaaaaaaaatgtatataatAAATCTATAACTGCTtccaaatattaataaatatatgtatagcTAGTCAAGTAACTTAAACAAGTAACATCAACAGCTTATTAAATATTTGCGAATTGTACTTGCAATTTTTGAACATATTCTTGCCACATCAAAATGTGAAGGACAATTTTCTGGTACATGAAGATCCACTAAAAGAAACCAGTTATGGAATACAGATAATGAGTTTTATATTTGTAAAACCATTTAGGGCTAACCAATGTAATATAATTTGTTGTTTATATTCACAGTTCGCTCAAAATGACAAAAACCGACGCGGTTCATGAGGAAATTAGTGTATCGTGTAACACTAGGAAAAATAAAGAAACTACTAGAGAAGCTTGATAACACTAAAAAGTTTGTCTAACTTAGGAGttgaaatattaaaaagtaATACTGTCCTTTCAGCTTATTCAAAAAGGATTCATATGAGAGAAGagaacaattaatcaaaaaacCTCTAATTAGATGGAGAAATTCCAAGAGGCACAATAACTTAAACACCATATGACCTATGAAGCAAAAAATGGAATAGAAAACAATGAAGATCACCATGGTCCCAGGCGCAAAGAATGCAGCATTACTattcttaaaatttattttgtcctAAGAAAGTTAAAAGAGTTCTAAGGACTGATAATAGTTACAAAAATCCTAGGAACATAAAGACATGCAAACAGAAAATAGTGATGTGCGAGAGatcatgtcaaaaaaaaaaaaaaaacaggctATCTTTTTtactacatttacaaaatattggTCAGATAAAGAACTCCCAACTACACCACATTATTTGACAAAGAATAGTATCACCACCACCCATGCTATACTATTGGACAACACCTCCCCAGGCAAGGGTCCACACCCTGGTAGAGCAAGTGTAGTTGGAAACTTGG
Proteins encoded in this region:
- the LOC130825711 gene encoding ubiquitin-conjugating enzyme E2 28-like, whose translation is MASKRILKELKDLQKDPPTSCSAGPVGEDMFHWQATIMGPPDSPYAGGVFLVTIHFPPDYPFKPPKVAFRTKVFHPNINSNGSICLDILKEQWSPALTISKVLLSICSLLTDPNPDDPLVPEIAHMYKTDRAKYESTARSWTQKYAMG